One region of Dysidea avara chromosome 1, odDysAvar1.4, whole genome shotgun sequence genomic DNA includes:
- the LOC136253252 gene encoding uncharacterized protein, giving the protein MGSGSLEMSLPPVSSYLINVALGTIPKMLLIILASAIAAFRADLFSSLLDDSGRRDLPVEICTYSKDDGDYRGDRICNNALANAIVCILVAIALMMVDLLIPCLNTMYVRLAHIFSLLWEGLMAVYWLISAALLADLYSEYCNVDDGFDCEEREKKFLVLPILGFACMGGWIAVGVLSTVRLFMKK; this is encoded by the exons ATGGGATCTGGAAGTCTTGAGATGTCATTGCCTCCTGTGTCTTCATACCTCATAAATGTTGCTTTGGGGACTATTCCTAAAATGCTACTCATT ATATTGGCAAGTGCCATTGCTGCATTCCGAGCTGACCTATTCTCGTCACTACTTGATGATAGTGGAAGGAGAGACTTACCAGTTGAAATATGTACCTATAGCAAAGATGACGGGGACTACAGAGGAGATCGTATTTGTAATAACGCACTAGCCAATGCCATTGTCTGTATCTTAGTAGCTATTGCACTGATGATGGTTGACCTACTAATCCCATGTCTCAATACAATG TATGTCAGACTAGCACACATCTTCAGTTTGTTATGGGAGGGATTGATGGCAGTCTATTGGCTGATCAGTGCTGCACTACTAGCTGACCTGTACTCAGAATATTGTAATGTTGATGATGGTTTTGATTGTGAAGAAAGAGAGAAGAAATTCCTTGTGCTACCTATACTAGGATTTGCCTGCATGGGTGGATGG ATTGCAGTTGGTGTGCTTTCAACAGTGAGACTTTTCATGAAGAAATAA
- the LOC136253314 gene encoding uncharacterized protein, translating into MGEIILPSASTYICRVIVSAVPKLFIIVLGCAIAAFRVELEYNLREEDLPTGICRYTEDDNKFRGDRYCNNAIAASIVSILVAMVLMIIDLQVPCLSYNYSFAKLASLLNIFWAVMMSLYWVVTGVLIITLYRNYCDDQSGDCDEVESRFIALPVMCFICVAGWAVVGAHSMVRMCCTSRYS; encoded by the exons ATGGGTGAGATAATCCTTCCTTCAGCATCCACCTACATTTGTAGGGTCATTGTCAGTGCTGTACCAAAGCTGTTTATTATA GTGTTGGGATGTGCCATTGCAGCATTTCGAGTGGAGTTGGAGTACAACTTGAGAGAGGAAGATCTTCCAACAGGAATCTGTAGATACACTGAAGATGATAATAAATTTCGTGGTGATCGTTATTGTAACAATGCCATTGCAGCCAGCATAGTTAGCATCCTAGTGGCTATGGTACTAATGATTATTGACTTGCAAGTACCATGCCTCAGCTACAACTATAGT TTTGCCAAGCTGGCCTCTCTGCTCAACATCTTCTGGgcagtgatgatgtcactctATTGGGTGGTGACCGGGGTACTGATCATCACTCTGTACAGGAATTATTGTGATGACCAGTCTGGTGATTGTGATGAGGTTGAGAGTCGGTTCATTGCCCTCCCTGTAATGTGCTTCATTTGTGTTGCAGGATGG GCTGTGGTAGGAGCTCACTCAATGGTGAGGATGTGTTGTACCAGTCGCTACTCATAG
- the LOC136253187 gene encoding uncharacterized protein isoform X2: MASSSTDNSIDVEIDEPLNPSYHKCPELFYPKQFVSIKSPHKLIQHNVVDTIYHGTHLQQATEICGRSAQPLMYTFKATEKKWRTLGKGYTEANCSYLIKPNESAALPIGSNEVFGPFLWFGTDKSETENYGPWCFELDFPSVLEAYHMCRQNRQICSRVGGTLIYKHEITHVVIICCEEDKECQQYPLIQANNSRYFVLPISDDNYGMAIASNSVNIAPRHEHVTLAFYLPGDSKLRLPVTAGEISENKHQYCVKSEGGVCQHK; the protein is encoded by the exons ATGGCTAGCAGTTCAACTGATAATAGCATTGATGTAGAGATTGATGAACCCTTAAATCCCAGCTACCACAA GTGTCCAGAGTTGTTCTACCCGAAGCAGTTTGTCAGTATCAAGTCACCACACAAACTGATACAACACAATGTAGTGGACACCATATATCATGGTACTCATCTACAACAAGCTACTGAAATATGTGGACGGTCAGCACAGCCATTGATGTACACATTTAAAGCAACAGAGAAGAAATGGCGTACACTTGGTAAAGGATACACTGAAGCAAACTGTAGTTACTTAATCAAGCCAAATGAAAGTGCTGCTCTACCAATAGGATCTAATGAAGTATTTGGTCCATTTCTATGGTTTGGAACAGACAAAAGTGAAACTGAGAACTACGGCCCATGGTGCTTTGAACTAGACTTTCCCAGTGTCCTGGAGGCTTATCACATGTGTAGACAAAACAGACAGATTTGCTCGAGGGTGGGTGGAACACTGATCTACAAACATGAAATTACTCACGTTGTTATAATTTGCTGTGAAGAAGATAAAGAATGCCAGCAGTATCCATTAATACAAGCTAACAACAGTAGATACTTTGTGTTACCCATCAGTGATGATAACTATGGTATGGCGATAGCATCAAACAGTGTAAACATTGCCCCAAGGCATGAACATGTGACACTAGCCTTCTACCTACCTGGGGACAGCAAGCTGAGACTACCAGTAACAGCCGGGGAAATCAGTGAAAACAAACACCAATATTGTGTGAAAAGCGAAGGCGGAGTATGCCAACATAAATAA
- the LOC136253187 gene encoding uncharacterized protein isoform X1, with protein sequence MANLSVDDNIDVDIDEPVDYSKHECPELFYPKQFVSIKSPHKLIQHNVVDTIYHGTHLQQATEICGRSAQPLMYTFKATEKKWRTLGKGYTEANCSYLIKPNESAALPIGSNEVFGPFLWFGTDKSETENYGPWCFELDFPSVLEAYHMCRQNRQICSRVGGTLIYKHEITHVVIICCEEDKECQQYPLIQANNSRYFVLPISDDNYGMAIASNSVNIAPRHEHVTLAFYLPGDSKLRLPVTAGEISENKHQYCVKSEGGVCQHK encoded by the exons ATGGCTAACTTATCAGTTGATGATAATATTGATGTTGACATTGATGAACCAGTAGACTACAGCAAGCATGA GTGTCCAGAGTTGTTCTACCCGAAGCAGTTTGTCAGTATCAAGTCACCACACAAACTGATACAACACAATGTAGTGGACACCATATATCATGGTACTCATCTACAACAAGCTACTGAAATATGTGGACGGTCAGCACAGCCATTGATGTACACATTTAAAGCAACAGAGAAGAAATGGCGTACACTTGGTAAAGGATACACTGAAGCAAACTGTAGTTACTTAATCAAGCCAAATGAAAGTGCTGCTCTACCAATAGGATCTAATGAAGTATTTGGTCCATTTCTATGGTTTGGAACAGACAAAAGTGAAACTGAGAACTACGGCCCATGGTGCTTTGAACTAGACTTTCCCAGTGTCCTGGAGGCTTATCACATGTGTAGACAAAACAGACAGATTTGCTCGAGGGTGGGTGGAACACTGATCTACAAACATGAAATTACTCACGTTGTTATAATTTGCTGTGAAGAAGATAAAGAATGCCAGCAGTATCCATTAATACAAGCTAACAACAGTAGATACTTTGTGTTACCCATCAGTGATGATAACTATGGTATGGCGATAGCATCAAACAGTGTAAACATTGCCCCAAGGCATGAACATGTGACACTAGCCTTCTACCTACCTGGGGACAGCAAGCTGAGACTACCAGTAACAGCCGGGGAAATCAGTGAAAACAAACACCAATATTGTGTGAAAAGCGAAGGCGGAGTATGCCAACATAAATAA